A single window of Streptomyces aquilus DNA harbors:
- a CDS encoding ABC transporter permease, with the protein MTAEARRSPGPWRTAAADLVRNRSALAAAVVLLIVVVATLCAPLYAAHIAHTDPFQSHVSGTTVIDGKTVPVLTPSSTGLGLGVTPIGPTWDPAHYFLGADNQGRDVMARLLYGGRTSLFIGVTAALLTCVVGTAVGVVAGYAGGAVDSVISRILDVIWAFPVYLLAICLSVVLLTNGLKLGPLTVDAGSLWLPVAIIAAIYVPYIARPLRGQVLVLRNKEFIHAAVGSGAPTLRILRREVLPNVLPTAIVFVPLMTALAMLTESALSFLSVGVQPPDASWGTIIEDGLGLLYTRPTVTIAPGLLIALTTAALNVLGDGVRDALDPSARLRGGV; encoded by the coding sequence TTGACCGCTGAGGCCCGGCGCTCGCCGGGCCCCTGGCGGACGGCCGCCGCCGACCTGGTGCGCAACAGGTCGGCGCTGGCCGCGGCCGTCGTCCTGCTGATCGTCGTCGTGGCCACGCTGTGCGCGCCGCTGTACGCGGCCCACATCGCCCACACCGACCCCTTCCAGTCCCACGTCTCCGGCACCACGGTCATCGACGGCAAGACCGTGCCGGTGCTCACCCCGAGCAGCACCGGCCTCGGCCTCGGCGTCACGCCCATCGGCCCGACCTGGGACCCCGCCCACTACTTCCTCGGCGCCGACAACCAGGGCCGCGACGTCATGGCACGCCTGCTCTACGGCGGCCGTACGAGCCTGTTCATCGGTGTCACCGCGGCTCTGCTCACCTGCGTCGTCGGTACGGCCGTCGGGGTCGTCGCCGGGTACGCGGGCGGCGCCGTGGACTCCGTCATCTCCCGGATCCTGGACGTCATCTGGGCGTTCCCGGTGTACCTGCTGGCCATCTGTCTGTCGGTGGTCCTGCTCACCAACGGGCTCAAGCTGGGCCCGCTCACCGTCGACGCGGGGAGCCTGTGGCTGCCCGTCGCGATCATCGCGGCGATCTATGTCCCGTACATCGCACGGCCGTTGCGTGGTCAGGTGCTGGTGCTGCGCAACAAGGAGTTCATCCACGCGGCCGTCGGATCCGGCGCGCCCACCCTGCGCATCCTGCGCCGGGAGGTGCTGCCGAACGTGCTGCCCACGGCGATCGTGTTCGTCCCGCTGATGACCGCGCTGGCCATGCTCACCGAGTCGGCACTGTCCTTCCTGTCCGTCGGCGTGCAGCCGCCCGACGCCAGCTGGGGCACGATCATCGAGGACGGTCTGGGCCTGCTCTACACCCGCCCGACGGTGACGATCGCCCCCGGTCTGCTCATCGCGCTCACCACGGCGGCCCTCAACGTCCTGGGTGACGGGGTACGCGACGCGCTCGACCCGAGCGCCCGGCTGCGCGGAGGGGTGTGA
- a CDS encoding ABC transporter substrate-binding protein has protein sequence MSRSTRRGALAAATVALALTAAACSSSDSGSSDNPSASSSGSGSSAFQPQHKGGTLKLTAHAAAGTLDPQVNYTLQYWQLYQSMYDGLLAFKKVGGQESFTVVPDLAAAMPKVTNGGRTYTFTLRKGITFSNGKALTTDDVVASFQRIFKVSSPTAGTFYNGIVGADACLKKPASCTLSKGVIGDAKNNTVTINLTAADSEFPYKLAVPHASVVPKDSPTKDAGTRPLPSTGAYMAASYDPNRELKLVRNPHFKEWSRQASPQGYPDVIDYTFGQTVESEVTAVENGQADWMFDAPPTDRLGEMGTKYASQTHVNPLTAFWYATLNVNMAPFNNKLARQAINYAVDRAAVVQLYGGKNLASPACTILPPGFPGHVDSCDYTKGGGTTWKAADLAKAKELVKKSGTAGQEVGIVVQDDDVNKSIGQYLQSLLTQLGYKAKLKPLSPNIQFTYIQNTKNKVQLALTSWYQDYPAASDFLNVLLSCASFHPGSDSSINISGFCDKGIDAKMHSALKTAQTDEKGANQQWGAVDQQIMAESPVVPLINPKLVDFTSKRVGNYQFSKQFYMLVGQLWVK, from the coding sequence ATGTCCCGCAGCACGAGACGGGGCGCGCTCGCCGCCGCCACTGTCGCCCTCGCCCTGACCGCCGCCGCCTGTTCGTCCTCCGACAGCGGCTCCTCCGACAACCCGAGCGCGTCCTCGTCCGGCTCCGGCTCGTCCGCCTTCCAGCCGCAGCACAAGGGCGGCACCCTGAAACTGACCGCCCACGCGGCCGCCGGCACCCTCGACCCACAGGTCAACTACACGCTCCAGTACTGGCAGTTGTACCAGTCGATGTACGACGGTCTGCTTGCGTTCAAGAAGGTCGGTGGCCAGGAGTCGTTCACCGTCGTCCCGGACCTGGCCGCGGCGATGCCGAAGGTGACCAACGGCGGCAGGACGTACACCTTCACGCTCCGCAAGGGCATCACCTTCTCCAACGGCAAGGCGCTGACCACCGATGACGTGGTGGCGTCCTTCCAGCGCATCTTCAAGGTCTCCAGCCCCACCGCCGGCACCTTCTACAACGGCATCGTCGGCGCCGACGCCTGCCTCAAGAAGCCGGCCTCCTGCACCCTGTCCAAGGGCGTGATCGGCGACGCGAAGAACAACACGGTCACCATCAACCTCACCGCCGCGGACTCCGAGTTCCCGTACAAACTGGCCGTCCCGCACGCCAGCGTCGTACCGAAGGACTCGCCCACGAAGGACGCCGGCACCAGGCCGCTGCCGTCGACCGGCGCGTACATGGCCGCCTCCTACGATCCGAACCGCGAGCTGAAGCTGGTGCGCAACCCGCACTTCAAGGAGTGGTCGCGGCAGGCGTCGCCGCAGGGCTATCCGGACGTCATCGACTACACCTTCGGGCAGACGGTGGAGTCCGAGGTCACCGCCGTCGAGAACGGCCAGGCGGACTGGATGTTCGACGCGCCGCCCACCGACCGGCTGGGCGAGATGGGCACCAAGTACGCCTCGCAGACGCACGTGAACCCGCTGACCGCGTTCTGGTACGCGACGCTGAACGTCAACATGGCGCCGTTCAACAACAAGTTGGCGCGTCAGGCGATCAACTACGCCGTCGACCGGGCGGCCGTGGTCCAGCTGTACGGCGGCAAGAACCTCGCCTCTCCCGCCTGCACCATCCTGCCACCGGGCTTCCCCGGGCACGTCGACTCGTGCGACTACACCAAGGGCGGCGGCACCACCTGGAAGGCCGCGGATCTCGCCAAGGCCAAGGAGCTGGTGAAGAAGTCCGGTACGGCCGGGCAGGAGGTCGGCATCGTCGTCCAGGACGACGACGTCAACAAGTCGATCGGGCAGTACCTGCAGAGCCTGCTCACTCAGCTCGGCTACAAGGCGAAGCTCAAGCCGCTGTCGCCGAACATCCAGTTCACCTATATCCAGAACACCAAGAACAAGGTGCAGTTGGCGCTGACGTCCTGGTACCAGGACTATCCGGCGGCCTCGGACTTCCTCAACGTGCTGCTGTCCTGCGCCTCGTTCCATCCCGGCAGCGACTCGAGCATCAACATCTCCGGCTTCTGCGACAAGGGCATCGACGCGAAGATGCACTCGGCGCTGAAGACCGCGCAGACCGACGAGAAGGGCGCCAACCAGCAGTGGGGCGCCGTCGACCAGCAGATCATGGCCGAGTCGCCGGTCGTCCCGCTGATCAACCCCAAGCTCGTCGACTTCACGTCGAAGCGGGTCGGCAACTACCAGTTCAGCAAGCAGTTCTACATGCTCGTCGGGCAGCTGTGGGTCAAATGA
- a CDS encoding proline iminopeptidase-family hydrolase: protein MAIPEPNHTGTVDFNGCSTWYRITGEPGRTPLVVLHGGPGAGHNYTLSIANIAQQDRQVVHYDQLGTGLSTHLPDKGADFWTVQLFLDELDNLLKALGIADGYHLLGQSWGGMLAAEHAVRRPTGLRGLVIANSPASMELWLKAAAGLRAELPPEVQHTLLAHEAAGTTDDPAYRAAEQVFNERHVCRLTPNPPEVQATWDNIAADPTVYHTMNGPNEFHVVGTLKDWSVVDRLHLIDVPTLLVSGRYDEATPETLRPFADHIPDVRWHMFEHSSHMPHVEEEELYLRVVGSFLDSTD from the coding sequence GTGGCGATCCCCGAACCGAACCACACCGGAACCGTCGACTTCAACGGCTGTTCCACCTGGTACCGGATCACGGGCGAACCGGGCCGGACCCCCCTGGTGGTCCTGCACGGCGGGCCCGGCGCCGGTCACAACTACACCCTCAGCATCGCGAACATCGCCCAGCAGGACCGCCAGGTGGTGCACTACGACCAGCTCGGCACGGGACTGTCCACCCATCTGCCCGACAAGGGCGCCGACTTCTGGACCGTCCAGCTCTTCCTCGACGAACTCGACAACCTCCTCAAGGCGTTGGGCATCGCCGACGGTTACCACCTGCTCGGCCAGTCGTGGGGCGGCATGCTCGCCGCCGAGCACGCCGTACGGCGCCCGACCGGACTGCGGGGTCTGGTCATCGCCAACTCCCCCGCGTCCATGGAGCTGTGGCTGAAGGCGGCGGCCGGACTGCGCGCCGAACTGCCGCCGGAGGTCCAGCACACCCTGCTCGCCCATGAGGCCGCCGGAACCACCGACGACCCCGCCTACCGCGCGGCCGAGCAGGTCTTCAACGAGCGCCACGTGTGCCGCCTGACCCCCAACCCACCCGAAGTGCAGGCGACTTGGGACAACATCGCGGCCGATCCGACCGTGTACCACACCATGAACGGGCCGAACGAGTTCCATGTCGTCGGCACGCTCAAGGACTGGTCCGTCGTCGACCGGCTGCACCTGATCGACGTACCCACCCTGCTGGTGTCCGGCCGCTACGACGAGGCGACCCCCGAGACGCTGCGCCCCTTCGCCGACCACATCCCCGATGTGCGCTGGCACATGTTCGAGCACTCCAGCCACATGCCGCACGTCGAGGAAGAAGAGCTCTACCTCCGGGTCGTGGGCTCCTTCCTCGACTCCACCGACTGA
- a CDS encoding FadR/GntR family transcriptional regulator has protein sequence MPEASEPGGEFSRVLDRVLLGGAPSPELRPVRVASAVDEVADRLLTAIAVGDFLPGERLPVERELIQLLRVSRPTVREAIARLQAVGVVEIRRGRNGGAYVRDSWTESTAAAVRHTLVPRWEEFEQLFDLRGLVEGMVAATAARRRSSEDVDSMRDALTAYLSARTPRDEQTADSAFHQAVRTATGNPQIVMLSRDLLARISLGFPVEPWGKGERTDFHRGGEDHKALYEAIAAGEPERAEEIARQHFMISAEMIRDVLARVRGVEPS, from the coding sequence GTGCCTGAGGCATCCGAACCGGGTGGCGAGTTCTCGCGGGTGCTCGACCGTGTCCTCCTCGGCGGCGCACCCTCGCCCGAGCTGCGCCCGGTGCGCGTGGCCTCCGCCGTCGACGAGGTCGCGGATCGGCTGCTCACCGCGATCGCCGTAGGAGACTTCCTGCCGGGCGAACGGCTGCCGGTGGAACGCGAGTTGATCCAGCTGCTGCGGGTCAGCCGCCCCACCGTGCGCGAGGCGATCGCCAGGCTCCAGGCCGTGGGTGTCGTCGAGATCCGCCGCGGCCGCAACGGCGGTGCCTACGTCCGCGACAGCTGGACCGAGTCGACCGCTGCCGCCGTCCGCCACACACTCGTGCCCCGCTGGGAGGAGTTCGAGCAGCTCTTCGACCTGCGCGGGCTGGTGGAGGGCATGGTGGCCGCGACGGCAGCCCGGCGCCGCAGCTCCGAGGACGTCGACTCCATGCGGGACGCCCTGACCGCCTACCTGTCCGCCCGCACACCGCGCGACGAACAGACCGCGGACAGCGCCTTCCACCAGGCCGTCCGCACCGCCACGGGCAATCCGCAGATCGTCATGCTCAGCCGCGACCTGCTCGCCCGGATCAGCCTCGGCTTCCCCGTCGAACCCTGGGGCAAGGGCGAACGGACCGACTTCCACCGCGGCGGCGAGGACCACAAGGCGCTCTACGAGGCCATCGCGGCCGGTGAGCCCGAGCGGGCGGAGGAGATCGCCCGGCAGCACTTCATGATCAGCGCCGAGATGATCCGTGACGTGCTGGCGCGGGTTCGGGGCGTGGAGCCGTCGTGA
- a CDS encoding MmcQ/YjbR family DNA-binding protein, translating to MNGSDLHTTAAECAEELPGAQPEHPFGPDWEVYKVRGKVFMLMTDVPGRPVVILKADPGEAHALREQYSHITPGYHMNKKHWITLESGEGVDKEFVRELVTDSYRLVVARLPKAEQPVDPHTYGTGTRAAR from the coding sequence ATGAACGGATCGGACCTGCACACGACCGCCGCCGAATGCGCGGAGGAACTCCCGGGAGCCCAGCCGGAGCACCCCTTCGGCCCCGACTGGGAGGTCTACAAGGTGCGCGGCAAGGTGTTCATGCTGATGACCGACGTCCCGGGGCGGCCCGTCGTGATCCTCAAGGCGGACCCCGGCGAGGCCCACGCCCTACGGGAGCAGTACAGCCACATCACCCCCGGCTACCACATGAACAAGAAGCACTGGATCACCCTGGAGAGCGGAGAAGGCGTCGACAAGGAGTTCGTCCGGGAGCTCGTCACCGACTCCTATCGGCTCGTCGTCGCCCGCCTGCCCAAGGCCGAGCAGCCTGTCGACCCGCACACCTACGGCACCGGCACACGGGCGGCCCGGTGA
- a CDS encoding helix-turn-helix domain-containing protein yields the protein MSTVEDFFAHHDDWPWNPPRPGRATFHYLIAVTEGELLHDVDHVTRTVAPGQWLWVRPGHAQCWHPPGAARGPFILFEPDVLRPDLARLLAPLTAHEAPAVLTPHPDDTAWLRQTALQLLDEHRALGRRPLDIHHALRRSLLESLLLRLANSPGIAPIGAATAHAGRADWYGRFLDALELHFRELHHAADYAELLGCSVRTLSRAARHATGKGVRELIDERRLLEARRLLGVARWDARSVAVHLGFSDPANFGRFFRDRTGLTPAAFAAGEAG from the coding sequence GTGAGTACCGTCGAGGACTTCTTCGCCCACCACGACGACTGGCCGTGGAACCCGCCCCGTCCGGGCCGTGCCACCTTCCACTACCTCATCGCGGTCACCGAGGGTGAGCTGCTGCATGACGTCGACCACGTCACGCGGACCGTCGCGCCCGGTCAGTGGCTGTGGGTACGTCCCGGGCATGCCCAGTGCTGGCATCCGCCCGGCGCGGCGCGCGGCCCGTTCATCCTGTTCGAACCGGACGTGCTGCGGCCCGACCTCGCCCGTCTCCTGGCCCCACTCACCGCGCACGAGGCCCCCGCCGTGCTGACCCCGCACCCCGACGACACCGCCTGGCTCCGGCAGACCGCACTCCAGCTCCTGGACGAACACCGCGCACTGGGGCGCCGCCCCCTCGACATCCACCACGCCCTGCGGCGCAGCCTGCTCGAATCGCTGCTGCTGCGCCTGGCCAACTCCCCGGGCATCGCCCCGATCGGCGCTGCCACGGCCCACGCGGGCCGCGCCGACTGGTACGGACGCTTCCTGGACGCCTTGGAGCTGCACTTCCGCGAGCTCCACCACGCCGCGGACTACGCCGAGTTGCTCGGCTGCTCGGTCCGCACCCTCAGCCGTGCCGCCCGGCACGCCACCGGCAAGGGTGTACGCGAGCTCATCGACGAGCGGCGCCTGCTGGAAGCCCGGCGCCTGCTGGGAGTTGCCCGGTGGGATGCCCGGTCTGTGGCCGTCCACCTCGGCTTCAGTGATCCCGCGAACTTCGGTCGCTTCTTCCGCGACCGCACCGGCCTCACCCCGGCCGCCTTCGCGGCCGGCGAGGCAGGCTGA
- a CDS encoding cyclophilin-like fold protein — MDDLLTREKYGHLPRSLAAGGKRQFGYEIGNVAYWSPGPDITLFYAHDGQSIPDPGIVIFGHIDAGADAFKKYDGTVDVNIEAID; from the coding sequence ATGGACGACCTGCTCACGCGCGAGAAGTACGGTCACCTGCCCCGGTCGCTGGCCGCAGGGGGCAAGCGGCAGTTCGGCTACGAGATCGGCAACGTCGCCTACTGGTCACCCGGTCCCGACATCACCCTCTTCTATGCCCACGACGGCCAGTCCATCCCCGACCCCGGCATCGTCATCTTCGGCCACATCGACGCTGGGGCCGATGCCTTCAAGAAATACGACGGCACGGTCGACGTCAACATCGAGGCCATCGACTGA
- a CDS encoding alcohol dehydrogenase catalytic domain-containing protein, whose product MSQPSAAGDATPGTMRAVVVTRPGGLDALRIKDVPVPVRKPGWVRIRAKAFGVNESEVTTRKGESDAEVTYPRVPGIEGVGVVDEADEDSGLRPGQQVATMMGGMGRSYDGAYAQYVTVPAAQVIPFESGLPWEVVGALPEMFQTAYGSLTTGLDLKAGQTLLIRGGTSTVGLSAATIAKDLGATVLSTTRTPERAGDLRAAGVDHPLVNSGTIADQVRELLPEGVDAALELVGCSVLADTLDAVRRHGTVCFTGALAGQWTIPDFSPFMIPGGVRLTSYGGQAADLPADVFASQLQAIAAGRLKVPVAKVYHGLEQVRDAQADVESGTTPGKHVVVLDD is encoded by the coding sequence ATGAGCCAACCGTCAGCAGCTGGTGACGCCACCCCGGGGACGATGCGGGCCGTCGTCGTCACCCGGCCCGGCGGCCTCGACGCACTTCGGATCAAGGATGTGCCGGTGCCCGTGCGCAAGCCCGGCTGGGTACGGATCAGGGCGAAGGCGTTCGGCGTCAACGAGTCCGAGGTCACCACCCGCAAGGGCGAGTCGGACGCCGAGGTCACCTACCCGCGTGTACCCGGCATCGAGGGCGTCGGCGTGGTCGATGAGGCCGACGAGGACAGCGGGCTGCGCCCGGGGCAGCAGGTCGCGACCATGATGGGCGGCATGGGCCGCTCGTACGACGGCGCGTACGCCCAGTACGTGACCGTCCCGGCGGCGCAGGTCATCCCGTTCGAGTCCGGCCTGCCGTGGGAGGTCGTCGGTGCGCTGCCGGAGATGTTCCAGACCGCCTATGGATCGCTGACCACCGGCCTGGACCTCAAGGCCGGGCAGACGCTGCTGATCCGCGGCGGCACCTCCACGGTCGGGCTGAGCGCGGCCACGATCGCGAAGGACCTCGGAGCCACCGTGCTGTCCACCACCCGCACCCCGGAAAGGGCTGGAGACCTGCGGGCCGCGGGCGTGGACCATCCCCTCGTCAACAGCGGCACGATCGCCGACCAGGTGCGCGAGCTGCTACCGGAGGGTGTCGACGCCGCACTGGAGCTGGTGGGCTGCTCGGTACTCGCCGACACCCTCGACGCCGTCCGCCGGCACGGCACGGTCTGCTTCACCGGAGCCCTCGCGGGCCAGTGGACGATTCCCGACTTCAGCCCGTTCATGATCCCGGGCGGGGTGCGGCTGACGTCCTACGGCGGTCAGGCCGCAGACCTCCCGGCCGACGTCTTCGCTAGCCAGCTCCAGGCCATCGCCGCAGGGCGCCTCAAAGTCCCGGTCGCGAAGGTCTACCACGGCCTGGAACAGGTCCGTGACGCCCAGGCCGACGTCGAGTCCGGCACCACGCCGGGCAAGCACGTCGTCGTCCTGGACGACTGA
- a CDS encoding carboxylesterase family protein: MTATAPKAPTAPGVRSWWGIPYAAAERYRRPVVADFAPDRPYDRKGVVSVQPDAGDWLEADSGMGEDCLNLNVWAPEQPAGKALPVAVYIHGGGFEYGANTQTTSNAAPLAATGRVVSVSVNYRLGALGALSLSQYGGRLAEASNLGLQDIIAALTWIKQNIASFGGDPDEVTVFGHSAGAYTTLGLLGAPSADGLYRRLAGFSGAPSRLVPAWWAEELAERFVTELGVAGNPDKLIDLDAASLVAALHTVCPTDLGVRGGMDNQSLGVVLDAGQPGSVVHAHPLNVLASGSHRGIDVLLSTASDEMGWWVANDLDRFDPHTVERVTDEFAGWRVPRSRAKKIVDIYDQGGRSPAEVRAASLTDYIFTLPAARGALAHAAAGGNAHLLAIGPAEGAPAVHGTEMYALVGQEKPGRSPEQADRDTRIRDIVLDFVTGEQRRLWPAVTDRPTSGSIGSLPYEPSAHYQEVLDLFENIARP; encoded by the coding sequence ATGACCGCGACCGCGCCCAAGGCTCCGACTGCACCAGGGGTGCGGTCCTGGTGGGGAATCCCGTACGCCGCCGCCGAGCGGTACCGCCGCCCCGTGGTCGCGGACTTCGCTCCGGACCGCCCGTATGACCGCAAGGGCGTCGTCTCCGTCCAGCCCGATGCCGGCGACTGGCTCGAAGCGGACAGCGGGATGGGCGAGGACTGCCTGAACCTGAACGTGTGGGCTCCCGAGCAGCCGGCAGGGAAGGCACTTCCGGTGGCCGTGTACATCCATGGCGGCGGATTCGAGTACGGCGCGAACACGCAGACCACCTCGAACGCCGCCCCTCTCGCCGCGACGGGACGCGTGGTGAGCGTCTCGGTCAACTACCGGCTCGGCGCCCTGGGCGCGCTCTCGCTCTCCCAGTACGGCGGGCGGCTCGCCGAGGCCAGCAACCTGGGCCTGCAGGACATCATCGCCGCCCTCACCTGGATCAAGCAGAACATCGCCTCCTTCGGTGGCGACCCCGACGAGGTCACCGTCTTCGGCCACAGCGCCGGCGCCTACACCACCCTCGGGCTGCTCGGGGCCCCCTCCGCGGACGGCCTGTACCGGCGACTGGCCGGGTTCTCCGGCGCTCCCTCGCGCCTCGTCCCGGCATGGTGGGCCGAGGAGCTCGCGGAGCGGTTCGTCACCGAACTCGGTGTCGCGGGCAACCCCGACAAGCTGATCGATCTCGACGCCGCCTCCCTGGTGGCCGCCCTGCACACGGTCTGTCCGACGGACCTCGGAGTCCGCGGCGGGATGGACAACCAGAGTCTCGGTGTCGTCCTGGACGCCGGACAGCCCGGCTCGGTGGTGCACGCCCACCCCCTGAACGTCCTGGCCTCGGGCTCACACCGGGGCATTGACGTGCTCCTGAGCACGGCCAGCGACGAGATGGGCTGGTGGGTGGCGAACGACCTCGACCGGTTCGACCCGCACACCGTCGAGCGCGTCACCGACGAATTCGCGGGGTGGCGCGTTCCCCGCTCCCGCGCCAAGAAGATCGTCGACATCTACGACCAGGGCGGCCGCAGCCCTGCCGAGGTCCGCGCCGCGTCCCTGACGGACTACATCTTCACGCTCCCCGCCGCCCGCGGCGCTCTGGCCCACGCCGCCGCGGGCGGCAACGCCCATCTCCTCGCGATCGGGCCCGCCGAGGGCGCGCCCGCCGTGCACGGCACCGAGATGTACGCCCTGGTCGGCCAGGAAAAGCCGGGCCGCAGCCCCGAACAAGCCGACCGTGACACCCGTATCCGCGACATCGTCCTCGACTTCGTCACCGGCGAGCAGAGGCGCCTGTGGCCCGCCGTCACGGACCGGCCCACCTCGGGAAGTATCGGCAGCCTTCCCTACGAGCCCAGCGCCCACTACCAGGAGGTCCTCGACCTGTTCGAAAACATCGCCCGCCCCTGA
- a CDS encoding transposase, whose protein sequence is MPGLSQPAAHPCDGTAAELDRDRPEPARQSGTGTAVARGKGCTYDTVLVDVEAGRVVDVLPARTTETFAAWLKHYPGAEIICRDRATAYTKPVREAAPDALEVADRRHLLQNLSAAVEKACHQHRDCLRKRAEEETVTEAAEVP, encoded by the coding sequence GTGCCCGGTCTGTCGCAGCCGGCGGCACACCCGTGCGACGGGACGGCCGCCGAGCTCGATCGCGATCGACCGGAGCCAGCCCGCCAGTCCGGTACTGGAACGGCGGTAGCGCGCGGCAAGGGCTGTACCTACGACACCGTGCTGGTCGACGTCGAGGCCGGCCGGGTCGTGGACGTGCTGCCCGCCCGCACCACCGAGACGTTCGCGGCCTGGCTCAAGCACTATCCCGGCGCGGAGATCATCTGCCGGGACCGGGCCACCGCCTACACCAAGCCGGTCAGGGAAGCCGCCCCCGATGCCCTCGAAGTCGCTGATCGCCGGCACCTGTTGCAGAACCTGTCCGCCGCGGTGGAGAAGGCCTGCCATCAGCACCGCGACTGCCTGCGCAAACGCGCCGAGGAGGAGACGGTGACCGAAGCGGCCGAAGTGCCGTAG
- a CDS encoding NAD(P)H-binding protein, translating into MIAVTGASGNLGSLTVRHLIQRTDAARVLALSRTPERSADLGVKTCYGDFDDPNAMVRALDGVERLLIISIGTSDRLPKHARAIDAAAKVGVGHVVFTSLTRAGNPGHPNPLVPDYGATERLLADSGLPFTVLRFNVWVEMLTLIGVAPRAVATGVLPSNSRDGRIGHLTRDDSAAVAAALLAEGGSQGEILEITGPEAVTDTDIAAALTEATGRHVRCEDVSDAEQPQRLLDQGIPEHFAHAWSTSGIAKRNGWYDITTHTVQRLTGEPATPVTDYFAAHRADLVG; encoded by the coding sequence GTGATCGCAGTGACTGGAGCCTCGGGAAACCTGGGCAGCCTGACTGTCCGACATCTCATCCAGCGCACCGACGCCGCCCGCGTCCTGGCGTTGTCCCGCACTCCGGAGAGGAGTGCCGACTTGGGCGTGAAGACCTGCTACGGCGACTTCGACGATCCGAACGCGATGGTACGCGCTCTCGACGGCGTGGAACGGCTCCTGATCATCAGCATCGGTACCAGCGACCGCCTGCCCAAGCACGCCCGGGCGATCGACGCCGCCGCGAAGGTGGGTGTAGGCCACGTCGTCTTCACCTCCCTCACCCGCGCCGGCAACCCAGGACACCCCAACCCCCTCGTCCCCGACTACGGGGCCACGGAACGGTTGCTGGCGGACTCCGGGCTGCCCTTTACGGTGCTGCGCTTCAACGTCTGGGTCGAGATGTTGACCCTGATCGGCGTGGCCCCCCGGGCCGTAGCCACCGGAGTCCTTCCCAGTAACAGCCGGGACGGGCGCATCGGCCACCTCACCCGTGACGACAGCGCCGCTGTGGCCGCCGCCCTCCTGGCCGAGGGAGGCAGTCAGGGAGAGATCCTGGAGATCACCGGGCCCGAGGCGGTGACCGACACAGACATCGCTGCTGCGCTGACCGAGGCGACTGGCCGCCACGTGCGGTGCGAGGATGTGTCCGACGCCGAACAGCCCCAGCGGCTCCTGGATCAGGGAATCCCCGAGCACTTCGCTCACGCCTGGAGCACCTCCGGCATCGCCAAACGCAATGGCTGGTACGACATCACGACCCACACCGTCCAACGGCTCACCGGTGAGCCGGCCACACCTGTCACCGACTACTTCGCGGCGCACCGCGCCGACCTGGTCGGCTGA
- a CDS encoding winged helix-turn-helix transcriptional regulator gives MSPLSETSAVEPFGGVTVPVTVDDHERCPATALLRRVGDKWSPVLLSLLAQRSHGFNELDRSVQGISRRMLVRTLRSLERDGLISRALHPGTPVRAEYALTDLGRSLRELLITLGQWAVVHETEMQTARARYDAGS, from the coding sequence ATGTCACCCCTCTCTGAAACCTCGGCAGTCGAACCCTTCGGCGGCGTCACGGTGCCGGTCACCGTCGACGACCACGAGCGGTGTCCGGCAACGGCGCTGCTACGCCGTGTCGGCGACAAGTGGAGCCCGGTACTGCTGTCGCTCCTGGCGCAGCGCAGTCATGGGTTCAACGAACTCGACCGGTCGGTCCAGGGCATCAGCCGCCGCATGCTGGTGCGCACGCTGCGATCGCTGGAACGCGACGGACTCATCAGCCGAGCCCTTCATCCCGGCACACCCGTGCGGGCCGAGTACGCCCTGACCGACCTCGGCCGCTCCCTACGCGAGCTGCTGATCACGCTCGGACAATGGGCAGTCGTCCACGAGACCGAGATGCAGACAGCACGTGCCCGATACGACGCCGGATCCTGA
- a CDS encoding toll/interleukin-1 receptor domain-containing protein, with amino-acid sequence MWFVSHAGADRAWAEWIAWQLLDAGLEVELDCWDWGAGPLPPHL; translated from the coding sequence ATGTGGTTCGTCAGTCATGCGGGTGCGGATCGTGCGTGGGCGGAGTGGATCGCCTGGCAGCTGTTGGATGCCGGTCTTGAGGTGGAGCTGGACTGCTGGGACTGGGGTGCGGGCCCCCTCCCTCCTCACCTCTAG